Below is a window of Shinella sp. PSBB067 DNA.
TCTATGACGCCCCGTCCGCCGGCGTTGCAATGGGCATGTACAACCTCGACGATTCGATCACCGAATTCGCCCGCGCGTCGTTCAACTACGGCCTGCAGCGCAAGGTGCCGGTGTATCTCTCCACCAAGAACACCATCCTCAAGGTCTATGACGGCCGCTTCAAGGACATCTTCCAGAAGGTGTTCGACGAGGAATTCGCCGACAGGTTCAAGGAAGCCAAGCTCTGGTACGAGCATCGCCTGATCGACGACATGGTCGCCTCGGCGCTGAAATGGTCCGGCGGCTATGTCTGGGCCTGCAAGAACTACGACGGCGACGTGCAGTCCGACATCGTGGCCCAGGGCTTCGGCTCGCTCGGCCTGATGACCTCGGTCCTGATGACGCCGGACGGCAAGACGGTCGAGGCGGAAGCCGCGCACGGCACGGTGACGCGCCACTACCGCCAGCACCAGAAGGGCGAGGAAACCTCGACCAACTCCATCGCCTCGATCTTCGCCTGGACCCGAGGCCTTGCCCACCGCGCCAAGCTCGACGGCAATGCGGAGCTCGCCAGGTTCGCCGACACGCTGGAGCGCGTCTGCGTCGACACGGTCGAATCCGGCTTCATGACCAAGGACCTCGCGCTCCTCATCGGTCCCGACCAGCCGTGGCTCTCCACCACCGGCTTCCTCGACAAGATCGACGAGAACCTCAGGAAGGCCATGGCCGCCTGAGCCAGCTGACAGGAAAGCCCGGCTCCAGCGCCGGGCTTTTTCTTTGCCCAGACTTGCACGCCTCTCCTCCGGCCCTATTCTCCCGCACACCGCATGCAGAGGAGACTATCATGGCCGAGGAACTGGTGCTCTACAGCAACCCCATGTCGCGCGGGCGCATCGCCCGCTGGATGCTGGAGGAGGCCGGCGCGCCCTACAGCGTCGAGTGGCTGACCTTCGAGGGTTCGATCAAGTCACCCGACTATCTTGCAGTCAACCCGATGGGCAAGGTGCCCGCCATCCGCCACGGCGAGACGGTGGTCACGGAAGCCGCCGCGATCTGCGCCTATATGGCCGACGCCTTTCCCGAGGCAGGCCTCGCCCCGCCGACGGACCGGCGCGGCGACTATTACCGCTGGCTGTTCTTCGCGGCCGGCCCGCTCGAAACGGCCGTCTCGCTCAAGGCCTTCGGCATGGAGGTGCCGAAGGAACGCCAGCGCGCCCTCGGCTGCGGCACCTATGAAACGGCCCTCGACACCCTCTCCTTCGCTGTCACCCGCCATTCCTACATTGCCGGCGACCGCTTCACGGCCGCGGATGTCTATGTCGGCTCGCATATCAACTGGGGCCTGCAGTTCGGCTCGCTGGAAGCGCGGCCGGAATTCAAGGCTTACTCGGACCGCCTGAAGGAGCGCGCCGCCTTTCTCAAGGCAACGGCCCTCGACGACGAGGAAATGCACCGCCAGTCGCCGGCGATGAAAGGCTGAGAGCCGCCCCTGTAGAGCGCCCGGAGACAGCCTGGCCGGGCGCTCCTGTTCTCAGGCAGCGACCGCCGGCTGGAGCGGGAGGCAGATTTCCGTCAGCAGCTCGTTCGGCGCCACCTCCCGCGGATTGTTGAGGTAGGCCTCGAACATCACCGCGTCGCGGATCGAGCGGCCGGAGGCCGGCAGCCATGTGCCGTAGAGCCAGCGGTAGGCGACCCCCATGTCGGCATAAGGTCCCTTGTGACGCAGCACGGCGTAGTCGCCGCCCGCCAGCGTGTACCGTGTGAGCTGCGGCTCGGCGGGAATGTCCTCGCCCGCCGTCACGCAGGCAAGCGAACGGAGCTTTCCCTCCGGCACCAGATCGGGATCGTCGAGAAAGACGCCGATCATGCGCATGTCGGGCCGGAAGAGACTGCGGGAGAAGAGCGCGCCGTAGAGCGCCTCGAAGGCTTTGCCGATGCCCATATAGGACCCGGAATGGGGAACGGCGAGCAGCGGCTGCTCGGGAAGGGTGCGGATCATGACGTCGAACATGCGGGCGGACTCCTCATCGTTTTCGGGTGCAAAGGCGCGATGGGACCCCTCCTTCCGGTAGCGCGCCGGCGGCATGCCGTAGGCAGCCGCGAAGATGCGCGTGAAGGATTGCAGGTTGGGGTAGCCCCATCGCGCGGCGATGTCCCGGACGGAGCATCCGCTGCGCACCAGGTCGCCCGCGGCGCGATGAAGACGCAGGCGGCGCACGGTGGCCGCCAGCGTCTCGTTGTGCACGGCGCGGTAGACGCGATGCCAGTGATGAGCAGAAAGGCAGGCGATCTCCGACAGCCGGTCGAGGTCGAGCTCCTCGTCCAGATGCTCGTGGATATAGGCGGAGACACGCAGCAGGCGTTTCTCGTAGGCCGCCCAGATCTCGTTCTCGCTCATGCCGCTTCCTTTCGCCGGGATGCATTGAACCAAGCACGGAGCGATTTCACAAATCC
It encodes the following:
- a CDS encoding glutathione S-transferase family protein: MAEELVLYSNPMSRGRIARWMLEEAGAPYSVEWLTFEGSIKSPDYLAVNPMGKVPAIRHGETVVTEAAAICAYMADAFPEAGLAPPTDRRGDYYRWLFFAAGPLETAVSLKAFGMEVPKERQRALGCGTYETALDTLSFAVTRHSYIAGDRFTAADVYVGSHINWGLQFGSLEARPEFKAYSDRLKERAAFLKATALDDEEMHRQSPAMKG
- a CDS encoding GyrI-like domain-containing protein, producing the protein MSENEIWAAYEKRLLRVSAYIHEHLDEELDLDRLSEIACLSAHHWHRVYRAVHNETLAATVRRLRLHRAAGDLVRSGCSVRDIAARWGYPNLQSFTRIFAAAYGMPPARYRKEGSHRAFAPENDEESARMFDVMIRTLPEQPLLAVPHSGSYMGIGKAFEALYGALFSRSLFRPDMRMIGVFLDDPDLVPEGKLRSLACVTAGEDIPAEPQLTRYTLAGGDYAVLRHKGPYADMGVAYRWLYGTWLPASGRSIRDAVMFEAYLNNPREVAPNELLTEICLPLQPAVAA
- a CDS encoding NADP-dependent isocitrate dehydrogenase encodes the protein MAKIKVANPVVELDGDEMTRIIWQFIKDKLIHPYLDIDLEYYDLGMENRDATDDQVTIDAANAIKKHGVGVKCATITPDEARVEEFKLKKMWKSPNGTIRNILGGVIFREPIICKNVPRLVPGWTKPIIVGRHAFGDQYRATDFKFPGKGKLMMKFIGDDGKEIEYEVYDAPSAGVAMGMYNLDDSITEFARASFNYGLQRKVPVYLSTKNTILKVYDGRFKDIFQKVFDEEFADRFKEAKLWYEHRLIDDMVASALKWSGGYVWACKNYDGDVQSDIVAQGFGSLGLMTSVLMTPDGKTVEAEAAHGTVTRHYRQHQKGEETSTNSIASIFAWTRGLAHRAKLDGNAELARFADTLERVCVDTVESGFMTKDLALLIGPDQPWLSTTGFLDKIDENLRKAMAA